The genomic interval GTCGGTCTGTAGCTGGAAGTAGAACGTCGAATCGCCGTCGTAGCCGAACGAGACCGGAATCGAGTACGCGACGGAATCCCGCGCCATCGTCAGACATCCCCATCCCTGCCCACGGAGGAATGCGTTCACCTCGTCGGCGTCCATCTCGATGTCGGGCGTCTCGGCGTCGAGTGGGTCGGCGAACATGTCTCTACCGAGTCGGTTTCTCCCGGAGGCACATTTAACGGGCAGGCGATTCCGACGGGGTGAGAACGGCGTCGAGCGGCCGTGAAAACCGCCGTTTCGGAGTTCTACGCCCGAACGACCGTGATGGGTCGCTCGGTGTCGCGTGCGCTGACCCCTCGCAGAGCGACCACCTGAAACGTTATGGTCGCAGGCTCACAACGTACACACATGAGCACCGACAAGAAGCGGGTCCAGTTCCGGGCACCGGCACGACTCATCGAGCGTACCGACTCGCTCGCGGCCGTTTTCGGGTCCGACCGAACCGACATCCTCATCCACGCGCTCCGGGAGTACCTCCGTGACGCCGCACACGACGACGAAATCAAGCAGGAGATCGCGGGGGCGTACTACGACGACGAGATCAGCTTCGAGCAACTGAAATCGCTCGTCGGCAAGGAGGAAGCCGCGAACTTCCGCGTCCTGAAACGACAACTCGACGAGGACCTCACCGACGAGCTAGCGGAGTTGTAGATGACGGTCGTCGCAGACACCTCCGCGCTGGTCAGTCTCGGATGTGGAACCGAAGCGTCGCCCGTCGAACTCCTGACCGACGAGTACAGCGTCGTCGTCCCCGAGACGGTCGTCGTGGAGCTCGAAGAGGTGGCCGCGTACGACGACGAACAGGCGCGTGCGGCCCGACGCGTCTTGGACGCGACAGACGGGCTCACGGTCGAGAACGTCTCGCTCGACGCCGACTTCCCGCTCGACGATGGCGAAAACGCCGCGGTCGCGCTCGCGAACGAGCGCGACGCGTCGATGTTACTCTGTGACGAGTTCAACAAGATCGGACTCGTCCACGCGTCGCTCGACGACGTGACGCTCGTCACCACCCCGAAGTTCCTCCTCGTCCTCGAATCGAAGGGGCGACTCTCCCCATCGGAGGTCGAGACCGCGCTCGACCGAATCGGTGAGATTCGAAGCTGGAGCGGGAACAGCTACGTCGAGCGCGTCCGGAATCGGCTCTGAGTGCTACGCCCGGACGACCGTGATGGGTCGCTCCATGTCTATCGCGCGCTCCAGTTCCTCGGCGATGGCGCTCCCGCGCGAGACCTGGATGTCCCCGCCCCGACCCACCGTGGCGGTGAAGAGGTACTCACCGCTGGCCTGCACCTCGACCGTCTCGCCCGCGTGGCCCTCGGTCGGGACGACGATGTGCCGGGAGGTGATTTCGGGCGTCACGACCTCCCCCGCGGTCGCGCCGCCGTTCGCGCTCGCGCCGCTCGCGCCGCTCTGGGACGCCGACTGGGGCTTCTCGTCGTGGGTGCGAACGTCGATGTCGATGCCGAGGCGGTTCTCGATGTCCTCGATGCGGCCGCCGCCCTTCCCGATGACGTAGGAGATGTCGTCGTCGGTGACGTAGACGGTCGCGCGGTTCTGGCCCTGCACGTCCACGTCCACGCGGCCGCGGGCGACCGACTGGATTTCGCGCTCTATCTCCTGGCGCGCGAGCTTCGAGACGCCGCTCTCCTCGCGTTCGCCCTCGTTCAGGGGGACCGTGACGACCTGTCGGTTGAAGGTGTAAATCTCGTACTCGGGGCGTCCGGTCTCGAAGTCCGAGATGACGATGACGGGGCGAGCGAGGTCCTCTTCCATCAGGCCCTCGGGCACCTTGACCTGCGTCGAGACGTCGTAGACGGTGTCGACCTGTCCGGCCTCGATGTAGACCACGGTGTCGACGACCTGCGGAATCATGCCGAGTTCGACCCGGCCGACGAGGCGCTGGAGCGCGTCGATGGCGCGGGTCGCGTGGACCACGCCGACCATCCCGACGCCCGCCAGCCGCATGTCGGCGAACACCTCGAAGTCGTCGGTCTTGCGGACCTCGTCGTAGATGGTGTAGTCGGGCCGGACCATCAGCAGGGAGTCGGCGGTCTTGGCCATCTCCCCGCCGAGTTCGGTGTACTGAGTGATGTCGGGGCCGACCTGCAGGTCGCGGGGCTTCTCCATCGTCTTGACCGCGAAGCCGTGGTCGGAGAGGAACTCCCCGACCGCTTGGGCGAAGGTGGACTTGCCCGCCCCGGGCGCGCCCGAGACGAGCACGCCGCGCTGGTGGTCGAGCAGGCGCTCTTTGAGTTCGGCGGCGAACTCGTAGTCCTCGATGTCGGTCTTGACGATGGGCCGGACCGCGGTTATCTCCCACGCGTCCGAGAACGGCGGTTCGGAGATGGCGATGCGGTAGTCGCGGAACTGGACGATGGTCATCCCGCGCTCGTCCAGCTCGATGAACCCCTCGTGGCTCTGCTTTGCGCTCTCGATTATCTCGCTGGCGTACTCCTTGACGGTCTCCTCGTCGAGGACCGTCTCGCCGATCTTCCGGTACTCCATCTCGCCCACGTCGCCCTTCTTCGCCATGGGCTCGACGCCGACCTTGAGGTGGACGCTCATCGTGGTCTCGTCGAAGTAGTCCTCGACCGAGAGCCGACCCACCTCGCGGGTCTTCGGGGCGATGTACTCCACGTCGAGGCCCTTCGCCTGGGCGACCTCGCTCTGGACGCTGTCGCTGGTGACGAAGGTGGCGTCGTGTTCGGCGGCCAGCTCGCGGATGAGCGCGTCGATCTCGCCCTCGGTGGCGCGTCCGGCCTCCTCGGCGTCGGGGCGCTCGCCCACGTACTTCAGCTCTATCTTCCCCTCGTCGGCGAGGTCGGCGAGTCGCTGGAGCTCTTCGAGGCCGTCCCACCCGCTGTCCTGCCCGCGGTTGGCTTGGGCTTCGAGTTCGGCCACGGCGGCCTCGGGGATGAGTACCGTCGCGTCGGCGAACTCGCCGTCGACGGTTTCACCGTCCTCGCGTTGCTTCTCCGAAGCAACGCCGCCCGCGACCCGCTCGGAGATACGACCGTCGATGACGACGCTCGTGTCCGGTAGCACCTTCATGGTGAGTCGTAGGTTCGGAGCGTTGATAAGGATGTTCAACCGGGAGGGTGCGGCAGACCGACCGAGAGGGTACGGCAGACCGACCAAGAGGGTACGGCAGACCGACCAAGAGGGTACGGCAGGCCGAGACGGGAGCGGGCGGCGCGCGTCGCGACGCGCGCCGCCCGCCTCGTCGCTTACGTACGAGGAGGTCGAACGGTGGGTATGGGAATCCGAGCCTCGATGCTCTCGGACGGCCGGGAGAACGCGGCGGTGGGATGGGTGCTGCTCGGCGTGCTGGCGCTCGCCGCGGTCGGGAGCCTGCTCGACGCCGACCCCCTCTGGGCGGGGTTCGCGCTCGCGGCGGGCGCGCTGGCCGCGCTCCCCGCCGCGTTCGCACGCGACCCCGAGGTGATGGTGCCGTGGGAGGTGGTGGCGCTGGCGGTCCTGCCGGTGGCGCTCCGAGCGGTCGCTGGCGGGCGGGTCGTCCAAGTCGCGACCTACCTCGCGGTGGCGGCGCTCGCGCTACTCGTGGCGGTCGAGCTCGACGCGTTCACGTCGGTCGAGATGAGCGCGGGGTTCGCGGTGGGGTTCGTGGTCGTGACCACGATGGCGACCGCGGGGACGTGGGCGGTGGTGCAGTTCGCGGCCGACCGGCTCCTCGGGACCGCGTTCCTCACCACGCCCGACGCGCTGATGTGGGACCTCGTGTTCGCGTCGCTGACGGGCGTCCTCGCCGGGGGGCTCTTCGAGGCGTACTTCCACGGAGAACCGTTCCGGATTCGGCGGGGTGAGCGGCTGTGAGCCTCGCAGAGACCCTCGGACTCGACGACCGCCGCCAGAAGCGGGTCGTCGGCGTTCTACAGGTCGTGCTGGCGGGCATCACCCTCTACGGCGTCTATCGCGTCAACGTGGGGCTGGCAATCAACGCCGCCATCCCGCTGGGGGTCACCTTCCTTCCGGCGTACCTCGAACGGGACACCCGCATCTCGATGGACCCCGGGCTGGTGCTGTGGATGACCGCGGCGGTGTTCCTCCACGCGGTCGGCGCGCTGGGCGTCTACCAGTGGATGGGGTGGTACGACCAGGTGGCCCACGCGCTGTCGGCGTCGGTGGTCGCTGGCGTCGGCTACGCGACGGTCCGTGCGTTCGACCGCCACTCCGAGGCGGTGTCGTTTCCCTCGGAGTTCGTCTTCGCGTTCCTGTTCGTGTTCGTGATGGCGTTCGGCGTCCTCTGGGAGATAATGGAGTTCGCCACGGGGCTGGCGTCGCAGGTCGTGGGCGGCGAGGCGGTGCTGGCCCAGTACGGGATAGACGACATAATCTACGACCTCGCGTTCAATCAGGTCGGCGCGCTCGTGGTGGCGGTGTGGGGCCACGCCCACCTCTCGGGCGTGAGCCGCGACCTCTCGCGGGAGATGGACGACTCGGGGAAGACCGACGATTCCGGGGAGGCAGACGACTCCGAACAGGCCCGCGACACCCGAGATACCGAGGAGTGACTCGACGGACGACGCCGACGGGTCGCTCCGACCCGGCCTGCCCCATCCGTCGATTTCAAGCCGTTCGGCGTCCACCCTCGGACCATGACCGAGGTCGCCGACCTGACCCGAGAACTGGTCGCCATCCCGAGCCACGACGACGAGACGAAAGCGGGCGATTTCGTCGAGGAGTGGCTCCGCGCCGAGACCGACGCCGACGTGACCCGCGACGAGACGGGGAACGTGGTCGCTCGGAAGGGGCCGAGCGCGAGCGACGGTCCGTCGCTCGCGCTCGTGGGCCACCACGACGTGGTTCCGCCCGCGGATTCGCAGGTGACCGACGACGGAGCATACGTCGTCGAGGAGCGCGGCGGTCGCCTCTACGGCCGAGGGACCGCCGACATGAAGGGCGCGGTGGCGGCCGCGATGCTCGCCTTCAGAGACGCGAATCCCGCTGGCGAACTCGTCTTCGCGAGCTTCGTCGGCGAGGAGACCGGCGGCGAGGGCGCTCGCGCCGCAATCGACGACGGCTTCGCGCCCGACTGCGCCATCGTCGCCGAGGGCTCGACCAACTACTCGACGGAGGGCGTCACCGACGTGGTGGTCGCCCACAAGGGTCGGCGGGCGAGCACGGTCACCGCCCGCGGGTCGGCCGCCCACGCCAGCGAACCCGAGGCTGGCGTCAACGCGGTCTACCGGGCCTGCGACGCGGTCGACGTGATTCGGAATCTGGAGTTCCCCGTAGCCGAGGTGTTCGGCGAGCGACTCCGGGGCAGCGTCGCGGTCACCGGCATCGACGGCGGGAGCGCGTGGAACGTCGTCCCCGAAGACTGCGAGGTCGTCGTGGACGAGCGGACCGTCCCCGGCGAGCGCGCCGACCTGAAGCGCGTCGAGGACATCGAGGGCGTCGAGTGGACCGTCGGGCAGGACCTGCCGCCGATGGAGTGCGACGACGAGGCGTTCGCCGAGGCGGTGCTGGCCGCCGCGCGCGAGGCCCAGTCCGGGGCCCCCGAACTCGTCACCAAGCCCCACGCGACCGACGCGGGGTGGCTGGCCCAAGCCGGGACCTCGTGCGTGGTCTGCGGCGCGTCCGAACCCGGCGAGGCCCACACCGAGGACGAGAGCGTGAGCGTCGAGGTGCTGGAGCGGTGTTACGACATCTACCGGGGTGCCGCCGAGCGGGTCGGCCGATAGTCCGTCCCGAAATCCGCGCTTTGATATTCGGTGACACCTAACTCCGTCGCGATGGCAAGCGAAGCCGCCGCCGAGACCTCCGAGACCTACTCGGAGTTCATCGACACGGTAGAGCGACTGACGAACGTTCAGCAGGCCGCGAACGTACTCGGGTGGGACCAGGAAGTAATGATGCCCGAGGGCGGCACGCCCGCCCGGTCGAAGCAACGCTCGGCGCTCTCGACGCTGAGCCACGAACTGCTCACGTCCGAGAAGATGGCCGAGATGCTCGACGAACTCGAAGCCGAGGACCTCGACGACGAGCAGGCGGCGGTGGTTCGGGAGGTCCGGCGCGAGCACGACCGCGCTGTCCGGGTCCCCCAGGACCTCGTCGAGGAGATATCGCAGGTCTCCTCGGAGGCGTTGCCGGTCTGGAAGGAGGCCCGCGAGGAGGACGACTTCGAGACGTTCGCGCCGACGCTCGAAAAGCTGGTCGAGCTCAAGCGCGAGTACGCAGAGCACATCGACCCCGACCGGGACCCCTACGAGGTGCTGTTCGAGGAGTACGAACCCTACCTCGGAGTCGAGACGGCCGAGCGGGTGCTCGCGCGCCTGCGCGACGAACTCGTCCCGCTGGTCGAGGCGATTCGGGAGTCCGAGGCCGACCTCGCCACCGACACGTTCGCCGGGGAGTTCGATATCGACACTCAGGAGGAACTGACCCGCGACGTGCTCGACACGCTGGGCTACGACTGGGACCACGGCCGCCTCGACACCGCGCCCCACCCGTTCTCGACGGGCAACCAGTTCGACGCACGGGTCACCACGCGGTTCAGCCCCGACGAGCCGCTGGGCGCGCTGATGGCGACCGTCCACGAGTTCGGCCACGCGACCTACACCCTCGGCCTGCCCCGCGAGCACTACGGCACGCCGCTCGGGGAGTCGCGGGACATGACGGTCCACGAGTCCCAGTCGCGGCTCTGGGAGAACCACGTCGGGCGCTCGGAGGCGTTCTGGGAGCGGTTCCTGCCGAAAGTGAAAGAGCGGTTCCCGCAGGTCTCGGACGCCTCCGTCGCCGACGCCTACGAGGCCGCAAACGAGGTCTACGAGGACAACCTCATCCGCGTCGAGGCCGACGAACTCACCTACCACATGCACATCGTGGTCCGGTTCGAGATCGAGCGCGACCTCGTCCGGGGCGACATCGAGGTCGAGGACGTGCCCGAGCGCTGGAACGACAAGTACGAGGAGTACCTCGGCGTCCGGCCCGACTCGAACGCCGAGGGGTGTCTCCAGGACATCCACTGGAGCCACGGCGACTTCGGCTACTTCCCGACCTACTCGCTCGGGAGCGTGCTCGCGGCCCAGCTCTACGACAGCGTCGAGGACGACATCGAGGACGTAGACGAGAAGATTCGCGAAGGCGACTTCGAACCCCTCCACGACTGGCTGACCGAGAACGTCCACCGCCACGGGAGCCGGTACACCACCGACGAACTGATTCGGCAGGCCACCGGCGAGGACTACACCGCCGACTACTTCCTCGACTACGTGAAGTCGAAGTACGGCGACCTGTACGAACTCGACGAGTACTGAACCGACCTCCATTTTATCGGCGGTTTTACAATTCGTGGTCTCGTAGACCGCGATAACGTGCCCTCCAGTCGCGTCAGCACGCGCCGCGAACTGCTCCGAGTCGCAGGAGCGACGCTCTCGGTCTCGCTGGCGGGATGCGTCGGCGGCGACCTCGATTTGCTCGAAACCGACGGCGACCTCTCGTGTTCCGACACTGACCGGCCGTTTCCGGACGACTGGCCACTGATCGGCTACGACAGGCGGAACACGAGTGCGAATCCGAACGCGACCGGGCCCAGAGAAGGGGTCGAGGTCCGGTGGACCGACGGTGGCCCCCGGGGTTTCCGGGGCGCACCCATCCTCGCGGGCGAGGCCGTCTACGTCCAGAAGTCCCCGACCCACCTCACCGCGTTCGAACGCGACGACGGGACCGAGCGCTGGTCGATTCGGCTCGGTACGACCGACGACTCGACGCAGACCACCACCCACTCCGGTTCTCACCAGACGCCAGCCGTCGTCGGTGACACCGTCTACGTCGGCGGCGGCAACGCCGAGGTCGAGAAGGACGGCCCGGAACTGGATCGACTCGCCGACCACTTCGGGCTGTACGCCGTGGACCGCCACACCGGCGACGTTCGGTGGACGATACGGCCCGACGACTTCGTCGACACGCCGCCGGTCGTCGTCGGTGACCTCGTCCTGTTCGTCACGCGGGTCGGTACGGTGTACGCGGTCGATACGATGGAGGAGTCCGTCGCGTGGACGCTCTCCGTCGGAACGCGGGACGCACCGTTACCGCCCCTCGCAGTAGACGGATGCCGACTCTATCTCGGCACGGTCGGAGACGGCCTCTACGCTATCGACGTGGAGCGCGGAGAACTGAGTTGGGACCTATCGGAACTCGCGTCGCGGGCGGCCCCGGCGGTCGCTGACGGAATCGTCTACGTCGGCGGCGCGGACGGCGTCCTCTACGCAGTGAACGCCGAATCGGAGTCCGTCGAGTGGAAGCGCGACCTCGGACGCGCCATCTCGATGGCTTCGCCCGCAATCGCGTCCGGAACCGTGTTCGTCGGGACCGCAGACGGCGACCCCGGCGAGGAACGCACCCGAGTACGCGCGCTCGACGCCGAGACCGGCGACGAGCGCTGGACCGCCGAGACCGAGGAGTACGTCAAGTCTTCGCCCGCGGTCGCCGACGGCGTCGTCTACGTCGCGGCGCGGGAGCGAATCTTCGGATTCGACGCCGAGACCGGCGACGAACTGTGGACCCACGAGGTACACGGCGGCGTCTCCGCACCGCTCTCGGTCGCCGACGGGACCGTCTACGCGGCGACGACCCACGGGCAGTTGTACGCGCTCGCCGAGCCGAGTGAATACAACTGATATGTACGAGGGAAAGAACTATACGTTGGTTGTCGCATGTTACCACAGAGTCGAATGGTATCCCGCCCCGTCGATTCCGATCTGGAAGTGAACGGCCGGACGGTCTGTCAGGCCGTCGACGGCCTGACAGACCGTCCGGCCGACGCGGAAGCGCGGGGCCGAGCGATTTTGGCCGAGAACGGTATCGAGAGTCCCCCGTCCGAGAAGTGGTACGCGCTCGCGGACTTCCTGGCGGCGCTCGACGACATCGGGTCGGCGCTCGGCGAGGAGACGGTGACCCGCCT from Halorussus salilacus carries:
- a CDS encoding outer membrane protein assembly factor BamB family protein: MPSSRVSTRRELLRVAGATLSVSLAGCVGGDLDLLETDGDLSCSDTDRPFPDDWPLIGYDRRNTSANPNATGPREGVEVRWTDGGPRGFRGAPILAGEAVYVQKSPTHLTAFERDDGTERWSIRLGTTDDSTQTTTHSGSHQTPAVVGDTVYVGGGNAEVEKDGPELDRLADHFGLYAVDRHTGDVRWTIRPDDFVDTPPVVVGDLVLFVTRVGTVYAVDTMEESVAWTLSVGTRDAPLPPLAVDGCRLYLGTVGDGLYAIDVERGELSWDLSELASRAAPAVADGIVYVGGADGVLYAVNAESESVEWKRDLGRAISMASPAIASGTVFVGTADGDPGEERTRVRALDAETGDERWTAETEEYVKSSPAVADGVVYVAARERIFGFDAETGDELWTHEVHGGVSAPLSVADGTVYAATTHGQLYALAEPSEYN
- a CDS encoding carboxypeptidase M32, with the protein product MASEAAAETSETYSEFIDTVERLTNVQQAANVLGWDQEVMMPEGGTPARSKQRSALSTLSHELLTSEKMAEMLDELEAEDLDDEQAAVVREVRREHDRAVRVPQDLVEEISQVSSEALPVWKEAREEDDFETFAPTLEKLVELKREYAEHIDPDRDPYEVLFEEYEPYLGVETAERVLARLRDELVPLVEAIRESEADLATDTFAGEFDIDTQEELTRDVLDTLGYDWDHGRLDTAPHPFSTGNQFDARVTTRFSPDEPLGALMATVHEFGHATYTLGLPREHYGTPLGESRDMTVHESQSRLWENHVGRSEAFWERFLPKVKERFPQVSDASVADAYEAANEVYEDNLIRVEADELTYHMHIVVRFEIERDLVRGDIEVEDVPERWNDKYEEYLGVRPDSNAEGCLQDIHWSHGDFGYFPTYSLGSVLAAQLYDSVEDDIEDVDEKIREGDFEPLHDWLTENVHRHGSRYTTDELIRQATGEDYTADYFLDYVKSKYGDLYELDEY
- a CDS encoding M20 family metallopeptidase; this encodes MTEVADLTRELVAIPSHDDETKAGDFVEEWLRAETDADVTRDETGNVVARKGPSASDGPSLALVGHHDVVPPADSQVTDDGAYVVEERGGRLYGRGTADMKGAVAAAMLAFRDANPAGELVFASFVGEETGGEGARAAIDDGFAPDCAIVAEGSTNYSTEGVTDVVVAHKGRRASTVTARGSAAHASEPEAGVNAVYRACDAVDVIRNLEFPVAEVFGERLRGSVAVTGIDGGSAWNVVPEDCEVVVDERTVPGERADLKRVEDIEGVEWTVGQDLPPMECDDEAFAEAVLAAAREAQSGAPELVTKPHATDAGWLAQAGTSCVVCGASEPGEAHTEDESVSVEVLERCYDIYRGAAERVGR
- a CDS encoding PINc/VapC family ATPase, giving the protein MKVLPDTSVVIDGRISERVAGGVASEKQREDGETVDGEFADATVLIPEAAVAELEAQANRGQDSGWDGLEELQRLADLADEGKIELKYVGERPDAEEAGRATEGEIDALIRELAAEHDATFVTSDSVQSEVAQAKGLDVEYIAPKTREVGRLSVEDYFDETTMSVHLKVGVEPMAKKGDVGEMEYRKIGETVLDEETVKEYASEIIESAKQSHEGFIELDERGMTIVQFRDYRIAISEPPFSDAWEITAVRPIVKTDIEDYEFAAELKERLLDHQRGVLVSGAPGAGKSTFAQAVGEFLSDHGFAVKTMEKPRDLQVGPDITQYTELGGEMAKTADSLLMVRPDYTIYDEVRKTDDFEVFADMRLAGVGMVGVVHATRAIDALQRLVGRVELGMIPQVVDTVVYIEAGQVDTVYDVSTQVKVPEGLMEEDLARPVIVISDFETGRPEYEIYTFNRQVVTVPLNEGEREESGVSKLARQEIEREIQSVARGRVDVDVQGQNRATVYVTDDDISYVIGKGGGRIEDIENRLGIDIDVRTHDEKPQSASQSGASGASANGGATAGEVVTPEITSRHIVVPTEGHAGETVEVQASGEYLFTATVGRGGDIQVSRGSAIAEELERAIDMERPITVVRA